The proteins below come from a single Erythrobacter sp. SG61-1L genomic window:
- a CDS encoding D-Ala-D-Ala carboxypeptidase family metallohydrolase — MQISEHFTLEEFLKSQTAARLGIDNSPSDTVIRNLQALCHNVLEPVRLHYRRPVVISSGYRSALLNHWIGGAATSQHRNGEAADFEVPGVANLEVARWMEKHLNYDQLILEFYTPGQANSGWVHVSWRKPYRNQELTAVKRGGKTVYLPGLVA; from the coding sequence ATGCAGATCTCCGAACACTTCACGCTCGAGGAATTCCTCAAGAGCCAGACGGCCGCGCGCCTGGGAATCGACAACAGCCCCAGCGATACGGTGATCCGCAACCTGCAGGCCCTGTGCCACAACGTGCTGGAGCCGGTGCGGCTGCACTATCGGCGCCCGGTGGTGATATCGTCCGGCTATCGCAGCGCTCTGCTTAATCACTGGATCGGCGGGGCAGCCACCAGCCAGCACCGCAACGGCGAAGCGGCGGACTTCGAAGTGCCCGGCGTTGCCAATCTCGAGGTGGCGCGCTGGATGGAAAAGCACCTCAATTACGATCAGCTGATCCTCGAATTCTACACCCCCGGCCAGGCCAATAGCGGGTGGGTGCATGTCAGCTGGCGCAAGCCCTACCGCAATCAGGAACTGACCGCCGTGAAGCGCGGCGGGAAGACGGTCTATCTGCCGGGGCTGGTGGCGTGA
- a CDS encoding GPW/gp25 family protein, translating to MIGMDRNTGKAISGELHLAQSIGDILTTPIGSRVERRDYGSMLFELIDQPLNGATRLLAYAATAYAIRRWGPNLRVLKVGLAPVEGQPGQAVITIEGERTDLPSANERIVLSIPIRAGGVSPAPVS from the coding sequence ATGATCGGGATGGACCGCAACACCGGAAAGGCGATCTCTGGCGAGCTGCATCTCGCGCAGTCCATCGGCGACATTCTCACCACCCCGATCGGCAGCCGCGTGGAGCGGCGCGACTATGGATCGATGCTGTTCGAGCTGATCGATCAGCCGCTCAACGGCGCCACGCGCCTGCTGGCCTATGCCGCCACTGCATACGCCATCCGTCGCTGGGGGCCGAACTTGCGCGTCCTCAAAGTCGGCCTCGCCCCGGTCGAAGGCCAGCCCGGCCAGGCCGTGATCACCATCGAGGGCGAACGCACCGATCTGCCCAGCGCGAATGAGCGCATCGTCCTTTCCATCCCCATCCGGGCGGGCGGCGTTTCCCCCGCGCCCGTCAGCTGA
- a CDS encoding tail protein X produces the protein MAALETITSKAGEMLDQIVWRHRGRTAALVEQALELNPGLADLGPVLPAGIAITLPEAASAQPVRETVKLWG, from the coding sequence ATGGCCGCGCTGGAAACCATCACCAGCAAGGCTGGCGAAATGCTCGACCAGATCGTCTGGCGCCATCGCGGCCGTACTGCCGCGCTGGTGGAACAAGCGCTGGAACTCAATCCGGGGCTGGCCGATCTCGGCCCCGTCCTGCCCGCCGGGATCGCCATCACCCTGCCCGAAGCCGCCAGCGCTCAGCCGGTGCGCGAAACCGTGAAGCTGTGGGGGTGA
- a CDS encoding phage tail assembly chaperone yields the protein MSNRRFYSPSTGGFYSELIHGALRIREDQPAPGSRRRRMIPNPDCMIPADAVPVTPAEYEKLFAAQGEGKIIVARGGRPRAVDPEDDPETRTARNRLRRDRLLAASDWTQLPDTPLDDALCAAWATYRQALRDMDLLDPIWPVAPGTAEAEAN from the coding sequence ATGTCGAACCGACGATTTTACAGCCCCTCTACCGGCGGCTTCTATTCCGAGCTGATCCACGGCGCGCTCAGAATCCGTGAGGATCAGCCCGCCCCCGGCAGCCGGCGCCGCCGGATGATTCCCAACCCGGATTGCATGATCCCGGCAGATGCCGTTCCGGTCACCCCTGCGGAATATGAGAAGCTGTTTGCCGCACAGGGCGAAGGCAAGATCATCGTGGCGCGCGGCGGCAGGCCCCGCGCCGTGGATCCCGAAGACGATCCCGAAACCCGCACCGCCAGGAACCGCCTGCGGCGCGACCGGCTGCTTGCGGCCAGTGACTGGACCCAGCTGCCGGATACGCCGCTGGACGATGCCCTGTGTGCCGCCTGGGCCACCTATCGGCAGGCCCTGCGCGACATGGACCTTCTGGACCCGATCTGGCCAGTCGCGCCCGGCACTGCGGAAGCGGAGGCGAACTGA
- a CDS encoding phage tail protein I, whose translation MPTDLLPPNATPFERALAQSLARISEVPVPLRDLWSPWNCPIELLPWLAWALSIDRWKAEWSEYQKRMETARAIELQRRKGTPASIEDLLESYDRLIQLVEWFETSPRMDPHTFQVIIPIDGTQAARTTAAFQREIVRDIFRTKPARSHFDLVLKLACAAKLTLRGAGHAMVFRRLTLASDVSVTDVLVTEDGFALTTETGEILEVG comes from the coding sequence ATGCCGACTGATCTCCTGCCGCCCAATGCCACCCCTTTCGAACGGGCGCTGGCGCAATCCCTCGCGCGGATCAGTGAGGTGCCCGTGCCCCTGCGGGATCTCTGGTCGCCATGGAATTGCCCGATCGAGCTGCTGCCCTGGCTGGCCTGGGCCTTGTCCATCGACCGCTGGAAAGCGGAATGGAGCGAATATCAGAAGCGCATGGAAACCGCCCGCGCGATCGAACTGCAGCGGCGGAAAGGCACGCCTGCCTCGATCGAGGATCTGCTGGAAAGCTATGACCGGCTGATCCAGCTGGTCGAATGGTTCGAAACCAGCCCCCGGATGGATCCGCACACTTTCCAGGTGATCATCCCGATCGACGGCACGCAGGCCGCCCGCACCACCGCCGCATTCCAGCGTGAGATCGTGCGCGACATCTTCCGCACCAAGCCTGCGCGATCGCACTTTGACCTGGTGCTCAAGCTCGCCTGCGCGGCGAAGCTCACTCTTCGCGGGGCAGGCCATGCCATGGTGTTCCGGCGCCTGACCCTCGCCTCCGATGTCTCGGTCACCGATGTGCTGGTCACCGAAGATGGCTTTGCCCTGACCACCGAAACTGGCGAAATTCTCGAGGTAGGCTGA
- a CDS encoding head completion/stabilization protein, whose translation MPSDVISTPPLPASPDGSTIDAGEWWPTIDVNQVRDQVNIGGAIPHARLVEALQQGMISAIDELADWQAAQIAAGHADLGAVPPAVTVDGKPRRELLFLSAVCSFAAARLAERNPDLTATREGSDRADQRRDMADDLRREATHAIRQIMGKPRTNSELI comes from the coding sequence ATGCCCAGCGACGTCATCTCCACCCCGCCGCTTCCTGCCTCGCCCGATGGCAGCACGATCGACGCGGGCGAGTGGTGGCCGACAATCGACGTCAACCAGGTACGCGATCAGGTGAATATCGGCGGCGCGATTCCGCACGCCCGCCTGGTCGAAGCCCTGCAGCAGGGAATGATTTCGGCGATCGACGAACTGGCCGACTGGCAGGCCGCGCAGATCGCCGCCGGCCACGCGGATCTCGGCGCGGTGCCGCCCGCCGTGACGGTGGACGGCAAGCCCCGGCGCGAGCTGCTGTTCCTCTCTGCCGTCTGCTCATTCGCCGCCGCGCGCCTGGCCGAACGCAATCCCGATCTCACCGCCACTCGCGAAGGCAGCGACCGGGCCGACCAGCGCCGCGACATGGCCGACGATCTGCGGCGCGAGGCAACCCACGCCATCCGCCAGATCATGGGCAAGCCGCGCACCAATTCGGAGCTGATCTGA
- the gpM gene encoding phage terminase small subunit: protein MFSPALRHKQAKLAALAAAASGAVLVQGEAPAMPEEGPVATEYQSLLGQLHEDLRKLHEIQSTEAKAVEKEKMILAYLDWCKGALEIEPGTAAPQDEIVIHCLIWAVDIRNWPLALLLADHVIAHNLKLPERFHRSPRALLWSELADFAIANPGAVPHDILLRAAPGDDPVSDVKDETIARMHRAIGESWALQAENFDASADSAPAGGKPAMVDAALASLRRARQLDAKVGVKKQIEQLEREEKKLAAAAAEN from the coding sequence ATGTTCAGTCCCGCCCTTCGTCACAAGCAAGCCAAGCTGGCCGCCCTGGCGGCCGCTGCCTCCGGCGCTGTCCTCGTGCAGGGCGAAGCGCCCGCCATGCCCGAGGAGGGCCCGGTCGCGACCGAGTACCAGAGCCTGCTCGGCCAGCTGCACGAGGATCTGCGCAAGCTCCACGAGATCCAGTCGACCGAGGCAAAGGCCGTCGAGAAGGAAAAGATGATCCTGGCCTATCTCGACTGGTGCAAGGGCGCGCTTGAGATCGAGCCGGGCACTGCCGCTCCGCAGGACGAGATCGTAATCCACTGCCTGATCTGGGCCGTCGATATCCGCAACTGGCCGCTGGCGCTGCTGCTGGCCGATCACGTGATCGCGCATAATCTCAAGCTGCCGGAACGCTTCCACCGTTCGCCCCGCGCCCTGTTGTGGAGCGAGCTGGCAGACTTCGCCATCGCCAATCCAGGCGCCGTTCCGCACGATATCCTGCTGCGCGCAGCACCGGGCGACGATCCGGTCAGCGACGTGAAGGACGAAACAATCGCCCGCATGCACCGCGCCATCGGCGAAAGCTGGGCCCTGCAGGCGGAGAATTTCGACGCCTCGGCCGACAGTGCCCCCGCCGGCGGCAAGCCCGCCATGGTCGATGCCGCCCTCGCCTCGCTGCGCCGCGCGCGCCAGCTCGATGCGAAGGTCGGCGTCAAGAAACAGATCGAGCAGCTGGAGCGCGAGGAGAAGAAACTCGCCGCCGCTGCCGCAGAGAATTGA
- a CDS encoding GPO family capsid scaffolding protein: MKTKKFLLATSGATVDGRNIDAKMLKEMASSFNPKTYGARLNIEHIRGISGDGPFRAYGDVLELSTEEIEVDFNGQKETRTGLYGVFEVTEEAKKLNAAGQKVYPSIEIEPNFAGKDFAYLMGCALTDSPASIGTDRLTFNRKLPGTILLTAQDCGIEAALLELMPEGPAADAAVQEVKSFFSKLTAMLPGAAPRQEEQPKPAEPAPVDFAKFASDLGETLDKAFTRQAEVNSTQITALTAKVDALAASIENTEAPNQPRRPPATGPSGNYSKTDC, from the coding sequence ATGAAGACCAAGAAGTTCCTGCTCGCCACCTCTGGCGCCACCGTCGACGGCCGCAACATCGACGCGAAGATGCTCAAGGAAATGGCCAGCAGCTTCAATCCCAAGACCTATGGGGCCCGGCTCAATATCGAGCATATTCGCGGCATCAGCGGCGACGGCCCCTTCCGGGCTTATGGCGACGTACTCGAGCTCTCGACCGAGGAAATCGAAGTCGATTTCAACGGCCAGAAGGAAACCCGCACCGGCCTCTACGGCGTGTTCGAGGTGACCGAGGAAGCCAAGAAGCTCAATGCCGCAGGACAGAAGGTTTACCCCTCGATCGAGATCGAGCCGAATTTCGCAGGCAAGGATTTCGCTTATCTGATGGGCTGCGCCCTGACCGACAGCCCCGCCTCGATCGGCACCGATCGCCTGACCTTCAACCGCAAGCTGCCCGGCACCATCCTGCTCACCGCCCAGGACTGCGGGATCGAGGCGGCGTTGCTCGAGCTGATGCCGGAAGGCCCGGCAGCCGATGCCGCCGTGCAGGAGGTGAAGAGCTTCTTCTCCAAACTGACCGCGATGCTTCCCGGCGCGGCACCCAGGCAGGAAGAACAGCCCAAGCCCGCCGAACCGGCCCCGGTGGATTTTGCCAAATTCGCCAGCGATCTGGGCGAGACGCTGGACAAGGCCTTCACCAGGCAGGCCGAGGTCAATTCCACCCAGATCACGGCGCTGACGGCCAAGGTCGATGCGCTGGCCGCGTCGATCGAGAACACCGAAGCCCCCAACCAGCCCAGGCGCCCTCCCGCGACCGGCCCCAGCGGCAATTACAGCAAGACTGACTGCTGA
- a CDS encoding terminase family protein, with the protein MQEPPETDSNVPAPAVPFEARRAARSLYWRGWALTQIAGELGLKYSTVASWCRREKWDAAAPDLRLEEGLLERLLTLVGKEQKTGGDFKEIDLLNRQLDKVERRRKYASGGNETDLNPNIERRNSPAAKAKRSRRKNALTHEDIEKCRALFAEGLFGHQRAWWEASGQTIRFILKSRQIGATWYFAREAFMRGMETGNNQIFLSASKNQAEIFRSYIQDFVFAATGIELKGNPLVINRQDEQGNQLEPVTFYFLATNLRTAQGYNGDVYLDECFWLPGFLSFEAAASAMASQKFYRLTYFSTPSTVTHGAYGKWSGEEWNKGRPKAERQRFDTSHKALKQGAVGPDGIWRQIVTIDDAEEQGFDRFDREALQRRYSVEEFGNKFLCLFVDDTQSAFTWAMLQPAMVDAFYKWKDFKPAAPRPFGDKPVWLGFDPNDQGRDNAQIMVVAPPDRPGGKFRLLEKQKVDGDFAAQNRALQQMARRYNVTDIAIENSAFGSAVYQQVVKWFPLARKVDYSITGKAHMVMKAQNLLRAGRIEIPIEFGDVRDSFMMIRPSLTSSGKQLTYVSGRSGELGHADIAWATMHALINEPLGVEDGGTRKAKVEFFQ; encoded by the coding sequence ATGCAGGAGCCGCCCGAGACCGACAGCAATGTGCCCGCACCGGCTGTGCCGTTCGAGGCGCGCCGCGCTGCGCGCTCGCTCTATTGGCGGGGCTGGGCGCTGACCCAGATCGCGGGGGAGCTGGGCCTCAAATACTCAACCGTTGCGAGCTGGTGCCGGCGGGAAAAGTGGGATGCCGCCGCGCCCGATCTGCGCCTTGAGGAAGGGCTGCTCGAGCGGCTGCTCACTCTGGTGGGCAAGGAACAGAAGACCGGCGGCGACTTCAAGGAAATCGACCTGCTCAACCGCCAGCTCGACAAGGTGGAGCGGCGCCGGAAATATGCCAGTGGCGGGAACGAGACCGACCTCAATCCCAATATCGAGCGGCGCAATTCACCGGCGGCCAAGGCCAAGAGATCCCGGCGCAAGAACGCGCTGACGCATGAGGACATCGAAAAGTGCCGCGCCCTGTTCGCCGAGGGGCTGTTCGGCCACCAGCGCGCCTGGTGGGAGGCGAGCGGGCAGACGATCCGCTTCATCCTGAAGAGCCGCCAGATCGGCGCGACCTGGTATTTCGCGCGCGAGGCCTTCATGCGCGGGATGGAGACGGGCAATAACCAGATCTTCCTGTCGGCATCGAAGAACCAGGCCGAGATCTTCCGCAGCTATATTCAGGATTTCGTCTTCGCGGCGACCGGGATCGAGCTGAAGGGCAACCCGCTGGTGATCAACCGGCAGGACGAGCAGGGCAACCAGCTCGAGCCGGTGACCTTCTATTTCCTGGCCACCAATCTGCGCACGGCGCAGGGCTATAACGGCGACGTCTATCTGGACGAATGTTTCTGGCTGCCGGGCTTCCTCAGTTTCGAGGCCGCGGCGAGCGCCATGGCGTCGCAGAAATTCTATCGCCTGACCTATTTCTCCACCCCCAGCACCGTGACCCATGGCGCCTATGGCAAGTGGAGCGGCGAGGAGTGGAACAAGGGCCGGCCAAAGGCGGAGCGCCAGCGGTTCGACACCAGCCACAAGGCACTGAAACAGGGCGCGGTGGGGCCGGACGGGATCTGGCGCCAGATCGTGACGATCGACGATGCGGAAGAACAGGGCTTCGATCGCTTCGACCGCGAGGCTTTGCAGCGGCGATATTCAGTCGAGGAATTCGGCAACAAGTTCCTGTGCCTGTTCGTGGACGATACGCAATCTGCCTTCACCTGGGCGATGCTGCAGCCCGCGATGGTGGATGCCTTCTACAAGTGGAAGGACTTCAAGCCCGCCGCGCCGCGCCCCTTTGGCGACAAGCCCGTGTGGCTGGGCTTCGATCCGAACGACCAGGGCCGAGACAATGCCCAGATCATGGTGGTTGCGCCACCAGATCGGCCCGGCGGCAAGTTCCGCCTGCTGGAAAAGCAGAAGGTGGATGGGGATTTTGCCGCGCAGAACCGCGCGCTGCAGCAGATGGCCCGCCGTTACAATGTGACGGATATCGCGATCGAGAACAGCGCCTTCGGCAGCGCGGTCTACCAGCAGGTGGTCAAGTGGTTCCCGCTGGCGCGCAAGGTGGATTATTCGATCACCGGCAAGGCGCATATGGTGATGAAGGCGCAGAATTTGCTGCGCGCCGGCCGCATCGAGATCCCGATCGAATTCGGCGACGTGCGCGATTCCTTCATGATGATCCGGCCCAGCCTGACCAGCAGCGGCAAGCAGCTGACTTATGTTTCCGGCCGCAGCGGCGAGCTGGGCCATGCCGATATCGCATGGGCGACGATGCACGCCCTGATCAACGAACCCTTGGGCGTCGAAGATGGCGGCACCCGCAAGGCTAAGGTGGAGTTTTTCCAATGA
- a CDS encoding baseplate J/gp47 family protein, with the protein MLSGSTSTSSAIDLSRLPPPDVIEALDFETLLADLVATLQGLWPEFDAVVESDPVMKILQVAAYRELLLRQRVNEASRAVMLAYAASADLDQLAALVGVERQEITPADEDAGTPAVMESDTELRARVVLAPESFSVAGPTLAYVFHALSAHPSVLDASVISPAPGEVLVTVLAREGDGEPEPDVLDAVEARVNSRSVRPLTDLVTVQPAEIVPYAIEADLFLYDGPDPTVVIAAALAKAQAYVELVRKLGRDVTRSGIFAALHGEGVQRVELPSPAEDLVLAATQAGHCTGIALEFAGYAD; encoded by the coding sequence ATGCTTTCCGGCAGCACCTCGACCAGCAGCGCCATCGATCTTTCACGCCTGCCCCCGCCGGACGTGATCGAGGCGCTCGACTTCGAAACCCTGTTGGCGGACCTTGTCGCCACCCTTCAAGGTCTCTGGCCCGAGTTCGATGCCGTGGTCGAAAGCGACCCGGTGATGAAAATCCTGCAGGTGGCCGCCTATCGCGAACTGCTGCTGCGCCAGCGGGTCAACGAGGCTTCGCGCGCGGTCATGCTGGCCTATGCCGCCAGTGCCGATCTCGATCAGCTGGCCGCGCTGGTTGGCGTGGAGCGGCAGGAAATCACCCCTGCCGATGAGGATGCCGGCACTCCCGCCGTGATGGAATCGGATACCGAGCTGCGCGCCCGCGTGGTTCTGGCGCCCGAAAGTTTCTCAGTCGCCGGGCCGACGCTGGCCTATGTCTTCCATGCCCTTTCCGCCCATCCCTCGGTGCTCGATGCATCGGTGATCAGCCCCGCGCCGGGCGAGGTGCTGGTCACTGTTCTGGCGCGCGAGGGGGATGGCGAGCCGGAGCCCGACGTGCTCGACGCGGTGGAGGCGCGGGTCAATTCCCGCAGCGTCCGCCCGCTCACCGATCTGGTGACAGTGCAGCCGGCCGAGATCGTGCCCTATGCGATCGAGGCGGATCTGTTCCTCTACGATGGGCCCGATCCCACCGTGGTGATCGCCGCCGCGCTGGCCAAGGCGCAGGCCTATGTCGAGCTGGTGCGCAAGCTGGGCCGCGATGTCACCCGCTCCGGCATCTTCGCCGCCCTGCATGGTGAGGGCGTCCAGCGGGTGGAACTGCCCAGCCCGGCAGAGGATCTGGTGCTGGCTGCCACGCAGGCCGGGCATTGCACCGGCATCGCGCTGGAGTTTGCCGGCTATGCCGACTGA
- a CDS encoding phage virion morphogenesis protein, with protein sequence MERKGELEAIEPFFGELLQAVEPRGRRKLIDRLMRAARRANAQRIATNLEPDGAKMAPRKKRKGKRGKMFRRLGKQSSLKIRTSPEEGELRFGSRSVEDTAATHHFGLTGFVGRTRDGRVIRTKYDARRVLGFGKEQEELLDEVLRHLTETAN encoded by the coding sequence ATGGAACGCAAGGGCGAGCTGGAGGCAATTGAGCCCTTCTTCGGCGAGCTGCTGCAGGCCGTCGAACCGCGCGGCCGGCGCAAGCTGATCGACAGGCTGATGCGCGCCGCCCGCCGCGCCAATGCCCAGCGCATCGCCACGAATTTGGAACCGGATGGGGCAAAGATGGCCCCGCGCAAGAAGCGCAAGGGCAAGCGCGGCAAGATGTTCCGCCGCCTGGGCAAACAGTCCAGCCTCAAAATCCGCACTTCACCCGAAGAAGGGGAACTGCGCTTTGGCAGCCGCTCAGTTGAGGACACCGCCGCCACTCACCACTTCGGCCTGACCGGCTTCGTCGGCCGCACCCGCGACGGCCGCGTGATCCGCACGAAATACGACGCACGGCGGGTTCTGGGCTTCGGGAAAGAGCAGGAGGAATTGCTCGACGAAGTGCTGCGGCATTTAACAGAGACTGCAAACTAA
- a CDS encoding phage major capsid protein, P2 family: MRNETRALFNAYVSQIALLNGVDRATTKFSVDPVVGQRLEEKIKESSEFLQLINIEPVTQQSDETLGLGVTRTLAGRTDTSGAGERNPTDPTDNEKINEYFCKQTNFDWSLRYARLDAWRHKPEFQTIIRDAILKQQGRDRIMIGFNGTSAAATTNRAANPLLQDVNEGWLYKIRTNAPEQVFNDGNLTVYASGANNPGLKAIYVKAGVELFDGEAVYNATGGSADAAADYSSIDALVLDAKRMLPEWHRGDTELVVIVGHELVDDKYFNIAQQTGATATEVEATDRILRSSKTLGGLPAVRVPFFPANGILITRLDNLSIYWQEETRRRMLADEPKKDRVANYESVNEAYVVEDYELVVLVENIVIGGAPARPAAP; this comes from the coding sequence ATGCGTAACGAAACCCGCGCCCTCTTCAACGCCTATGTCAGCCAGATCGCGCTGCTCAACGGCGTCGATCGGGCAACCACCAAGTTCTCGGTCGACCCGGTGGTCGGGCAGCGGCTCGAGGAGAAGATCAAGGAATCTTCCGAATTCCTTCAGCTGATCAATATTGAGCCGGTCACCCAGCAATCGGACGAAACGCTCGGCCTGGGCGTCACCCGCACGCTGGCCGGTCGCACTGACACGTCCGGCGCTGGCGAGCGCAACCCGACTGACCCGACCGACAACGAAAAGATCAACGAGTATTTCTGCAAGCAGACCAATTTCGACTGGTCGCTGCGGTATGCTCGGCTCGATGCCTGGCGCCACAAGCCTGAATTCCAGACCATCATTCGCGACGCGATCCTGAAACAGCAGGGCCGCGATCGCATCATGATCGGCTTCAACGGCACTTCGGCGGCGGCCACCACCAATCGCGCCGCCAACCCGCTACTGCAGGACGTCAACGAAGGCTGGCTCTACAAGATTCGCACCAATGCGCCGGAGCAGGTGTTCAACGATGGCAATCTCACCGTCTATGCCAGCGGCGCCAACAATCCTGGCCTCAAGGCGATCTATGTGAAGGCCGGCGTCGAACTCTTCGATGGCGAGGCCGTCTACAATGCCACGGGTGGCTCCGCTGACGCAGCTGCGGACTACAGTTCGATCGATGCCCTGGTGCTGGACGCCAAGCGCATGCTGCCGGAATGGCATCGCGGCGACACGGAACTGGTGGTGATCGTCGGCCACGAACTGGTGGACGACAAATATTTCAACATCGCCCAGCAGACCGGCGCCACTGCCACGGAAGTCGAGGCTACTGACCGCATCCTGCGTTCCAGCAAGACGCTAGGCGGCCTGCCGGCGGTGCGCGTGCCCTTCTTCCCGGCCAACGGCATCCTGATCACCCGCCTCGATAACCTCTCCATCTATTGGCAGGAGGAAACCCGGCGCCGGATGCTCGCGGACGAACCGAAGAAGGACCGCGTGGCCAACTACGAGAGCGTGAACGAGGCCTACGTGGTCGAGGATTACGAGCTCGTCGTTCTGGTCGAAAACATCGTGATCGGCGGGGCACCGGCACGCCCGGCCGCCCCCTAA
- a CDS encoding phage baseplate assembly protein V, producing the protein MQRPLSDHVSDPSQILRLGKVVGVDLTTALCEVEFGDPEEGAVSTTQIQWGVIRAGETIVWSPPSEGEQVLLFCPDGDLAQAIPFGALYSDQFPAPGNGAREFVRFGDGAEIGYDPDAHHYDITLPGGATARIEADGGVSIKGDVSIEGKLDVSGNIATEADLSVAGDADVQGEVTASEVTGGGKHLSSHTHSGVTSGSGSSGPPS; encoded by the coding sequence ATGCAGCGCCCGCTTTCCGATCATGTTTCCGACCCGTCGCAGATCCTGCGCCTGGGCAAAGTGGTGGGCGTGGACCTGACCACCGCCCTTTGCGAGGTGGAATTCGGCGACCCGGAAGAAGGCGCCGTTTCCACTACCCAGATCCAGTGGGGCGTGATCCGCGCTGGCGAAACCATCGTCTGGAGCCCGCCCAGCGAGGGCGAGCAGGTGCTGCTGTTCTGCCCGGACGGCGACCTTGCCCAGGCGATCCCCTTCGGCGCGCTCTATTCCGATCAGTTCCCTGCCCCCGGCAATGGCGCGCGGGAATTCGTGCGCTTCGGGGACGGTGCCGAAATCGGTTACGATCCCGATGCCCACCATTACGACATCACCCTGCCCGGCGGCGCGACCGCCCGGATCGAGGCCGATGGCGGTGTGAGCATCAAGGGCGACGTCTCGATCGAGGGCAAGCTGGACGTTTCCGGCAACATCGCAACTGAGGCGGATCTGTCCGTTGCAGGCGATGCCGATGTCCAGGGCGAGGTTACCGCCAGCGAAGTGACCGGCGGCGGCAAGCACCTGTCCAGCCACACCCACAGCGGCGTCACTTCCGGCAGCGGCAGTTCGGGGCCTCCCTCATGA
- a CDS encoding phage tail protein translates to MKKPDSLRAKLMEIFPELTRDPHRLRMWIEKGAVKCRAADPAQGENLSYRLDYTLTVVIEEWTRPSLLIWIVLLDWLRIHEPALLTAANGRGLEFEADLISNAKADISLDLPLSEAVIATRRADGGFDMQVKEEPDPLMPDTMPIVAGGERLKAIWLDGTQLVPDPLAAERA, encoded by the coding sequence ATGAAAAAGCCTGACAGCCTGCGCGCCAAGCTGATGGAGATCTTTCCCGAGCTGACCCGCGACCCCCACCGCCTGCGCATGTGGATCGAAAAGGGCGCGGTAAAATGCCGCGCCGCCGATCCCGCCCAGGGCGAGAACCTCAGCTACCGCCTCGACTACACGCTCACCGTCGTGATCGAGGAATGGACCCGGCCCAGCCTGCTGATCTGGATCGTGCTGCTGGACTGGCTGCGGATCCACGAACCCGCCCTGCTCACTGCCGCCAATGGGCGCGGGCTGGAATTCGAGGCCGATCTGATCTCCAACGCCAAGGCGGATATCAGCTTAGACCTGCCCCTGTCCGAAGCGGTGATCGCCACCCGGCGCGCGGATGGCGGCTTCGATATGCAGGTGAAAGAAGAGCCCGATCCCCTGATGCCGGACACCATGCCCATCGTGGCGGGCGGAGAGCGGCTCAAGGCGATCTGGCTGGACGGCACTCAGCTGGTGCCCGATCCTCTGGCAGCCGAGCGGGCCTGA